The Eremothecium gossypii ATCC 10895 chromosome VII, complete sequence nucleotide sequence GCCGGTGCTTGCGCgagcgctgctgctccttgACCTTGCCGGGTTTGAGGTAGAAGCGCTGCTCGCGCCGGTCCTGCGCGATGCGCGCGGAGCGCAGGAGCATGTTctggcgctgcagcgcctgcgACGTGTTGCCGTTGAACACCGAGACCGTGCGCCCGGCACGCACGCCGGTCAGGCGCGAGCGGAAGGCGTCCTCGCGCGGCGACAGCATAGACGCGGCGTGCAACGCGGGGtcgccggcgcgcgcgcccaCGGCGCTGGCCGCGTCGAGCAACGTCGGGTCGAAGGccggctgctgcagcgcgcgcagcgcggacGAAAAGGGTCTCGCCGTTAGAGGCCGGGGGGCCAGGAGGCGGAGCATGTGTCTGGTTGTCGTTGCGTGGTGGGCCGGGCGAGCCCGGGCGAGCGCGGAAAATTTTTGTACTAGTACCTTACGGGCTGGCGGTGGCAACAGCGAGCAGCGAAGATGGAGGGCCACGAGGCGGACGCTGAGAAGCAGCACGAAGCTGTGCCGGCGGTGCCGGCGGCAGTGGGCGATGCGGCGGgggccgcgggcgcggagcagaagaagaagaagaagaagaagcggGCGAACAACGTGAAGGACATCACGCTGCTCTTCCCGGACGAGCAGTACCCCGCAGGGGAGTGGATGGACTACGGACAGGACTTCAATGTGGCGCGGGTGACGGACGCGGAGCGGCGGTACGAGGAACGGGAccgggcgcgcgcggaggAGTGGAACGACATGCGCAAGGGCGCTGAGATCCACCGGCGGGTGCGGCGGCACCTGCAGAACAGGCTGCGGCCCGGGCAGACGCTGACGGAGGTGGTGGAGCTGGTGGAGAATGCGACGCGCAAGTTCACGGGCACGGACGAGCACGGGCGGTTTGCGGCTACGCCCAAGGCGCAGGGCATCGGGTTCCCGACGGGCGTGTCGCTGAACCACTGCGCGGCGCACTTCACGCCGAACGCAGGCGACACGACGGTGCTGCGGCACGAGGACGTGATGAAAGTGGACTTCGGCGTGCAGGTGAACGGGCACATCATCGACTCTGCGTGGACGGTGACGTTCGACCCGCGCTACGATCCGCTGCTGGAGGCCGTGCGCGAGGCCACGTACACCGGCATCCGCGAGGCGGGCATTGACGTGCGCCTCACGGACATCGGCGAGGCCATCCAGGAGGTCATGGAGTCGTACGAGGTCACGCTCGGCGGCCAGACGTACCAGGTGCGCCCGTGCCGCAACCTTTGCGGCCACAACATCGTGCCGTACCAGATCCACGGCGGCAAGTCCGTGCCCATCGTCAAGAACGGCGACGAGACCAAGATGGAGGAGGGCGAGCACTTCGCAATCGAGACATTCGGCACCACCGGCCGCGGCTACGTTGTGCAGAGCGGCGAGTGCTCGCACTACGCCAAGAACCCcggcgcgctgcccgcgccgACGCTGTCGCGCGCCaaggcgctgctgcgcacCATCGATGCGAACTTTGGCACGCTGCCGTGGTGTCGCCGCTACCTGGACCGCCTGGGCGAGGACAAGTACATGTTCGCGCTCAACCACCTCGTGAAGCAGGGCATCGTGCAGGACTACCCGCCCCTGGTCGACGTCGAGGGCTCCTACACCGCACAGTTCGAGCATACCATCCTGCTGCACCCACATAAAAAGGAGGTCGTGTCCAAGGGCGACGACTACTAGCGccccggccgcgccgcctTCCGTAACTGATATACTATGATATATATCCACGGCGATGAGCTCGCTCACGCCTGTAACCCGGACATCGTGAAACTGGCCGGACACCCATACATCGACGGACTGCTGCGAAGGCGGCCCGCGAGAAGCCAGGTGGGCATTTGCTCTACTTGTTCATCCGAGGCACAGGCAGGGACTACTGACTACACACAAGCAGACGATATCACATCCATACAATGATTGAGATTGTTCCCGACGTTCTGGAATACAAGCGTATGTTGACTGTGTGGGGCGACGCGTCTCTTGATCGCAGGAGGGCAGAAGGAGGGAGAGGGGGAGGCTGCGGGCTGCGGGCTGCGGACGCGCAGGCGAGCGACTGGCGGGCGAACGCGTGGCGCGGGGCGGACGTGGGGACGCGTACGCGCGCGGAacctgcggcggctgcgggctgcggggcgcgggcgggctGCGGGGCACGGGGCGGCCAGGCACGGGGGCCAGGGGCACTGCGGCGACAAGAGCACGGACACACTCGTGGCGGGAAGTTACTAACCTAGCGTGCAGCACCTTTCACTGTTTCCTCGACGGAGTATGTCACAATCAAGAACAACAGCAACGAGACCGTGGCCTTCAAGGTGAAGACGACGGCACCCAAGATCTACTGCGTGCGGCCGAACGCCGCAATTGTGGAACCGGGCAAGGAGATGCAGATCCAGGTCATCCTACTCGGGCTCAGCGAGGAGCCCGCCTCGGACTTCAAATGCAAGGACAAGTTCTTGCTGATAACCCTGCCCTCGCCCTACGACCTCGGGGAGACGACGGTGGCGGAGGCGTGGCCGCAGTTGGAGGCCGAGTTCAAGCAGCAGGCGGTGTCGAAGAAGATAAAGGTGAAGTACCTGCTCGACTCGGAGCCCAGGGATACGTCAGTGGCGGAGACCGCGACGGCGGACTACACTGCCGTGCAGGCGGACACCACGGACAAAATGAGCGATAGGGCGCCGGCAGCGAAGCCCGCCGCGTCTGTAGGTAGTGGTAGCGCCCCCGCGAGCGCGAGCGAGAAGGGACGGCCGGCGCCTGTCTCGCGGACGCAGGAGAGCGGGCCGATTTTCAACCCGGCCTTGCTGTTGCTTGTCGCGTTGATAGCATTGGTTCTGGGCTGGTTGTACTATTAAAACTTAAACATTGTTATACCCATAACCTCATGCGGCGCCCTCCGCGTCCTTTTCTACTATTATACTTACTATCTTGCTTATTTACCCAAGCTTACTTTAACCTATATCTGTTCCGCGTACAGATTCGGCCGACCCAGAGCGGGGAGCACGCGCCCAGTGATTACGCCTCGTGGTACAGAACAGCGGCTCGCCCAGCCGTCCCAGCCCCTTTCGAACATTTCCGCCATCGCGCCCCACACTTAGCGTCACTTCGAATGATTGCTTGTTTAAAATACACAATTCAGTATAAAAAAAACTATCTAATCAAGTTTTTCATCCATTTCAAGCCTCCAAAGCCAGTCTGCCCTTAGGGTTGGTGACCTTGATGCCCAAAGCCTTGGCTCTGGCCAAGATGCTGACTCTGTTCTTGGAAGAAACGTTGCTGGCAATCTCAGCAGCGTAGGTCTTGGTGTGCATCATCAAGACCTCTAGGTCCTTGATGTTAGAGACCAAGTAAGTCTTGTGGCCGGATGGCGTCATGAAACGGGTCTTCTTGTTGGAACCATAGCCGATGGTTGGCTCGGAGATTTGGCCTCTGAATCTTCTTCTGACAACAGAGTCGATACCCTTCTGCTTTCTCCAGTTCTCAGCGACTCTGTGGTACCGGTCAGAGTGGTGGCGCTTGAACTTCTTGGTGTGTTTCTTCACAATCTTAGGGTGAGGTAGAGAAGCGGCCATCTGTCACTAGTTAGTATTCGTCCTTCGATGCCCGAGCCCGCCGGCGTCCcgggcgccggcgccgcgccgcgcccagGTCCGCACCCGCAGCTCTCGCTCGTCCCGTCCGTCGTCCCACATACCTTTCCTTAACGTCTTGCCTTTCTTACGCAAGAGCTGTCGCTGAGGAGAGAAATCTATCTTTAATTTTGTCACTGCATCACATCGCGTGCGTCGGCCACGACCTCCACGCCGGGTGCTGGGCGCAGATGTACGGGTGACAGTCACGCGCCATTGCCCTTACCCGGACTTTATGTCTACGGTTACCCGATTTTGTATCTACGGTTACCCCGCCTTCGGCTTAATTTCATTTCCAGGCCGGGGTCCCCCTCCCGCGCAGAACAACGTCTCCAACATGGCTATACGACCGGCCGACTATAAGAACGACCGCTGCTTTGTGACATCGCGCAGCTACACTCGTCCGCACGCAAGCTGGACTAGGCCGACCATAGACAATAACAATATCCCGGTCGGCGCGCGGTCACGATGGGCACGGTGCATGACGACGCCACGATGCCGTCCTACTACTATTACGTAGACCCCGCCGGACCCGCGTACgagccgcagcagccgaACCCTATAGATGACCTAATATCGGTATACGGACTCCAGGACATCTCGCGGCAGGTAGCACGCACCAACGCAGACGGCACCAAGGCCGTCAAGCTGCGCAAGTCGTACAAGAACCAGATACAGGACCTGTCCGGCAAATTCTCTGTGATCCCTACGCGCGAGAACGGCAAGGGGGGGGAAATATCGCCGATCGTGTTCCAGAACACCGACGGCGATGCAGTGCGCGAGCGGGGCATGGGCCCGGAGGAATGGAGGCGCGCACAGGTGTTCCGCGATCAGGCACTGTTCGAG carries:
- the SCS22 gene encoding phospholipid metabolism-regulating protein SCS22 (Syntenic homolog of Saccharomyces cerevisiae YER120W (SCS2) and YBL091C-A (SCS22); 1-intron), translated to MIEIVPDVLEYKPPFTVSSTEYVTIKNNSNETVAFKVKTTAPKIYCVRPNAAIVEPGKEMQIQVILLGLSEEPASDFKCKDKFLLITLPSPYDLGETTVAEAWPQLEAEFKQQAVSKKIKVKYLLDSEPRDTSVAETATADYTAVQADTTDKMSDRAPAAKPAASVGSGSAPASASEKGRPAPVSRTQESGPIFNPALLLLVALIALVLGWLYY
- the ROX3 gene encoding Rox3p (Syntenic homolog of Saccharomyces cerevisiae YBL093C (ROX3)); this translates as MGTVHDDATMPSYYYYVDPAGPAYEPQQPNPIDDLISVYGLQDISRQVARTNADGTKAVKLRKSYKNQIQDLSGKFSVIPTRENGKGGEISPIVFQNTDGDAVRERGMGPEEWRRAQVFRDQALFEAPTMDWDMCAEVISQFERSYPGEFKNQGFEVEDLAFDLDGSGANGAALGGKAKKRKSRSNGSSMATPNSDLQEDIKRRRLE
- the MRP21 gene encoding mitochondrial 37S ribosomal protein bS21m (Syntenic homolog of Saccharomyces cerevisiae YBL090W (MRP21)); this translates as MLRLLAPRPLTARPFSSALRALQQPAFDPTLLDAASAVGARAGDPALHAASMLSPREDAFRSRLTGVRAGRTVSVFNGNTSQALQRQNMLLRSARIAQDRREQRFYLKPGKVKEQQRSRKHRREFMRAFKGLIEVVKDAKRKGY
- the RPL32 gene encoding 60S ribosomal protein eL32 (Syntenic homolog of Saccharomyces cerevisiae YBL092W (RPL32); 1-intron), which translates into the protein MAASLPHPKIVKKHTKKFKRHHSDRYHRVAENWRKQKGIDSVVRRRFRGQISEPTIGYGSNKKTRFMTPSGHKTYLVSNIKDLEVLMMHTKTYAAEIASNVSSKNRVSILARAKALGIKVTNPKGRLALEA
- the MAP2 gene encoding methionine aminopeptidase (Syntenic homolog of Saccharomyces cerevisiae YBL091C (MAP2); Newly annotated start codon according to experimentaly determined 5 end of mRNA using 5 RACE.), which codes for MDYGQDFNVARVTDAERRYEERDRARAEEWNDMRKGAEIHRRVRRHLQNRLRPGQTLTEVVELVENATRKFTGTDEHGRFAATPKAQGIGFPTGVSLNHCAAHFTPNAGDTTVLRHEDVMKVDFGVQVNGHIIDSAWTVTFDPRYDPLLEAVREATYTGIREAGIDVRLTDIGEAIQEVMESYEVTLGGQTYQVRPCRNLCGHNIVPYQIHGGKSVPIVKNGDETKMEEGEHFAIETFGTTGRGYVVQSGECSHYAKNPGALPAPTLSRAKALLRTIDANFGTLPWCRRYLDRLGEDKYMFALNHLVKQGIVQDYPPLVDVEGSYTAQFEHTILLHPHKKEVVSKGDDY